The following are encoded together in the Actinomycetota bacterium genome:
- a CDS encoding DUF1858 domain-containing protein — MAITKDMTIQEVVEKNPETIRVFLEHGLHCIGCSVARFENIEQGALAHGIDVDALIRDLNSTVEEKA, encoded by the coding sequence ATGGCCATTACCAAGGACATGACCATACAGGAAGTGGTGGAGAAGAACCCCGAGACCATCAGGGTGTTCCTGGAGCACGGCCTGCACTGCATCGGCTGTTCGGTGGCGCGTTTCGAGAACATCGAGCAGGGCGCCCTCGCCCACGGCATCGACGTTGATGCGCTGATCAGGGACTTGAACTCCACCGTGGAGGAGAAGGCCTGA
- a CDS encoding signal peptidase I, which translates to MRKGGLGRVLSRLLGTAVMAMLVFALASNFLIIAQATISPLSPVKGNSMYPHIKDGDAVLVTPKADKDVQVGEVVVFPDPEELEQSVVHRVVALEEEKGAVYAVTKGDNNPEEDPFAVPLSHITGEVRVVIPKGGIFIDYLRSPAGYLACVITPLLVLALYMLARYYLERSGPRRGWLSLEIISQT; encoded by the coding sequence TTGAGAAAAGGAGGTCTCGGAAGGGTGCTTTCCCGGCTGCTGGGAACCGCGGTAATGGCCATGCTCGTCTTCGCCCTCGCCAGCAACTTTTTGATCATCGCCCAGGCCACCATCTCTCCCCTGAGCCCGGTGAAGGGCAACTCCATGTACCCGCATATCAAGGATGGGGACGCGGTGCTGGTGACCCCGAAGGCCGATAAAGACGTGCAGGTGGGCGAGGTGGTCGTCTTCCCCGACCCAGAGGAGCTCGAACAGAGCGTCGTACACCGGGTGGTCGCCCTGGAGGAGGAAAAGGGCGCCGTGTACGCGGTGACCAAGGGGGACAACAATCCCGAGGAGGACCCTTTCGCGGTACCTCTGAGCCACATCACGGGTGAGGTGAGGGTGGTCATCCCCAAGGGAGGCATCTTCATCGATTACCTGCGCAGTCCCGCTGGATACCTCGCCTGCGTGATCACGCCCCTCCTCGTACTGGCGCTCTATATGCTGGCGCGGTACTACCTCGAACGTTCCGGCCCGCGCAGGGGATGGCTGTCCCTCGAGATCATTTCCCAGACCTGA